A genomic stretch from Streptococcus oralis includes:
- the mraY gene encoding phospho-N-acetylmuramoyl-pentapeptide-transferase, protein MISSISAGVLAFLLTLIGIPAFIRFYRKAQITGQQMHEDVKQHQAKAGTPTMGGLVFLIVAVVMSFLVALFTQQLTNNVGMILFILVLYGLVGFLDDFLKVFRKINEGLNPKQKLALQLLGGVIFYLFYERGGDMLSVFGYQVHLGIFYIFFALFWLVGFSNAVNLTDGIDGLASISVVISLSAYGVIAYMQNQLDILLVILAMIGGLLGFFVFNHKPAKVFMGDVGSLALGGMLAAISMALHQEWTLLLIGIIYVFETSSVMMQVTYFKLSGGKRIFRMTPVHHHFELGGFSGKGNPWSEWKVDFFFWGVGLLASLLTLVFLYLL, encoded by the coding sequence ATGATTAGTTCCATTAGTGCTGGAGTCCTAGCCTTTCTATTGACCTTGATAGGTATTCCAGCCTTTATCCGATTTTATCGAAAAGCACAGATTACGGGTCAGCAGATGCATGAGGATGTCAAACAACACCAAGCTAAAGCTGGGACTCCAACCATGGGAGGTCTTGTCTTCCTAATCGTTGCAGTAGTGATGAGCTTTTTGGTTGCTCTCTTTACCCAACAATTGACCAACAATGTAGGCATGATTTTGTTTATTTTGGTTTTATATGGTTTGGTAGGCTTTTTGGATGATTTTCTCAAGGTCTTTCGTAAAATTAACGAAGGCTTGAATCCTAAGCAAAAACTTGCTCTCCAGCTCCTTGGAGGAGTGATTTTCTACCTCTTTTATGAGCGTGGTGGCGACATGCTTTCAGTTTTTGGCTACCAAGTACATCTGGGTATTTTCTATATTTTCTTTGCCCTTTTCTGGCTAGTTGGCTTTTCAAATGCGGTGAATCTGACTGACGGGATTGACGGCTTAGCAAGTATTTCAGTGGTGATTAGCTTATCGGCCTACGGTGTGATTGCTTATATGCAAAATCAACTGGATATTCTTCTTGTGATTCTCGCCATGATTGGTGGTTTGCTAGGTTTCTTCGTCTTTAACCACAAGCCTGCCAAGGTTTTCATGGGGGACGTTGGAAGTTTGGCTCTAGGTGGGATGCTGGCAGCAATCTCTATGGCCCTCCACCAAGAATGGACGCTTTTGCTGATTGGGATTATCTATGTCTTTGAGACAAGCTCTGTTATGATGCAGGTTACCTACTTCAAACTTAGTGGTGGAAAGCGTATTTTCCGTATGACACCTGTGCATCATCATTTCGAGCTTGGAGGATTCTCAGGCAAGGGCAATCCTTGGAGCGAGTGGAAGGTTGACTTCTTCTTTTGGGGAGTTGGGCTTCTAGCAAGTCTCTTGACCTTAGTCTTTTTATACCTACTGTAA
- the rsmH gene encoding 16S rRNA (cytosine(1402)-N(4))-methyltransferase RsmH, producing MTKEFHHVTVLLHETIDMLDVKPDGIYVDATLGGAGHSEYLLSKLSEKGHLYAFDQDQNAIDNAQKRLAPYIEKGMVTFIKDNFRHLQARLQEAGVQEIDGICYDLGVSSPQLDQRERGFSYKKDAPLDMRMNQEARLTAYEVVNHYDYHDLVRIFFKYGEDKFSKQIARKIEQAREVKPIETTTELAEIIKSAKPAKELKKKGHPAKQIFQAIRIEVNDELGAADESIQQAMDMLALDGRISVITFHSLEDRLTKQLFKEASTVEVPKGLPFIPDDLKPKMELVSRKPILPSAEELEANNRSHSAKLRVARKIHK from the coding sequence ATGACAAAAGAATTTCATCATGTAACGGTCTTGCTTCATGAAACGATTGATATGCTTGACGTAAAACCTGACGGTATCTACGTTGATGCGACTTTGGGCGGAGCAGGCCATAGCGAATATTTATTAAGTAAATTGAGCGAAAAAGGGCATCTCTATGCCTTTGACCAGGACCAGAATGCTATTGACAATGCGCAAAAACGGTTGGCACCCTATATCGAAAAGGGGATGGTAACCTTTATCAAGGATAACTTCCGTCATTTGCAGGCACGTTTGCAGGAGGCTGGTGTCCAGGAAATTGATGGAATTTGTTATGACTTGGGAGTGTCCAGTCCTCAGCTGGATCAGCGTGAACGTGGTTTTTCTTATAAAAAGGATGCGCCACTGGATATGCGCATGAATCAAGAAGCTCGTCTGACGGCCTATGAGGTGGTCAATCATTATGACTATCATGACCTGGTTCGGATCTTTTTCAAGTATGGTGAGGATAAGTTTTCTAAACAGATTGCCCGTAAGATTGAACAAGCGCGTGAGGTGAAGCCAATTGAGACAACAACTGAGTTGGCAGAGATTATCAAGTCAGCCAAGCCTGCCAAGGAACTCAAGAAAAAGGGGCACCCTGCCAAGCAGATTTTTCAGGCTATCCGAATCGAAGTAAATGATGAGCTGGGCGCTGCAGATGAATCCATCCAGCAGGCCATGGACATGCTGGCTTTGGATGGTAGAATCTCGGTCATTACTTTCCATTCGCTGGAAGACCGCTTGACCAAGCAGTTGTTTAAGGAGGCTTCAACAGTGGAAGTTCCCAAAGGCTTGCCTTTCATTCCAGACGATCTTAAGCCCAAGATGGAATTGGTATCCCGCAAGCCAATCTTGCCAAGTGCTGAAGAGCTAGAAGCCAACAACCGTTCGCATTCAGCCAAGTTGCGCGTGGCCAGAAAAATTCACAAGTAA
- a CDS encoding SIALI-17 repeat-containing surface protein, with the protein MDKRFLEKSCRYSIRKLTVGTASVLLGAVFLVNHTVAADSVEVKQTEPTSVEAITKPDSEPKAAEITETTNPSLAESPVVSESKLAEETQTINSQASEEAIVEAKEHKEPEKADQPVTKQENYQLNYDQPTAPSYDGWEKQALPVGNGEMGAKIFGLIGEERIQYNEKTLWSGGPQPDSTDYNGGNYKDRYKVLAEIRKALEDGDRQKAKQLAEQNLVGPNNAQYGRYLAFGDIFMVFNNQKKGLDTVTDYHRGLDITEATTTTSYTQDGTTFKRETFSSYPDDVTVTHLTKKGNKTLDFTLWNSLTEDLLANGNYSWEYSNYKNGHVTTDENGILLKGTVKDNGLKFASYLGIKTDGKVTVQNETLTVTGASYATLYLSAKTNFAQNPKTNYRKDIDLEKTVKGIVEAAKVKDYETLKKDHIKDYQSLFNRVKLNLGGSKTAQTTKEALQSYNPEKGQKLEELFFQYGRYLLISSSRDRTDALPANLQGVWNAVDNPPWNADYHLNVNLQMNYWPAYMSNLAETAKPMINYIDDMRYYGRIAAKEYAGIESKDGQENGWLVHTQATPFGWTTPGWNYYWGWSPAANAWMMQNVYDYYKFTKDETYLKEKIYPMLKETAKFWNSFLHYDQASDRWVSSPSYSPEHGTITIGNTFDQSLVWQLFHDYMEVANHLNVDQDLVTEVKAKFDKLKPLHINNEGRIKEWYEEDSPQFTNEGIENHHRHVSHLVGLFPGTLFSKDQAEYLEAARATLNHRGDGGTGWSKANKINLWARLLDGNRAHRLLAEQLKYSTLENLWDTHAPFQIDGNFGATSGMAEMLLQSHTGYIAPLPALPDAWKDGQVSGLVARGNFEVSMKWKDKNLQSLSFLSNVGGDLVVDYPNIEASQIKVNGKPVTATILKDNRIQLATQKGDVITFEHFPGRVTSLTAVRQNGVTAELTFNQVEGATHYVIQRQVKDASGQTSATREFVTNQTHFIDRSLNPQHAYTYTVKAMLGELATQVSEQATVETYSELMDDRDNRIQYGAAFGNWADSELFGGTEKFADLSKGDYTDEDITATIPFTGVGIEIYGLKSSELGLATAKIDGKEVGELDFHTAGATEKGSLIGRFTGLSDGPHTLTLSVKREHKGRGSERSKISLDYFKILAGTGNTIEKMDDRDSRIQYGSQFKDWSDPELYGGTEKYADINNSDSSAASEAQATISFRGTGIRIYGLKSLALGRARVTLDGKEMPSLDFYTSGATEKRAFIGEFTNLTDGPHTLTLQVDPDSPEGRKKISLDSFDIIKAPAVGLDSPSIAPLKENDKTISLSLPAGDWEAIAVTFPGVKDPLVLRKVDETHLVTSGDQTILSIQDNQVQIPIPDETNRKAGNAIEAYSIQGNTTSSPIVAVFTKKDEKKVDEKQPTTSKGEEPAPTVEKTEYTDPIGTAGQEEPPTVTIPEYTDPIGTAGQEEPPTVEIPEYTKPIGTAGQEEAPTVEKPEYTKPIGTSGDQAAPTLTLPDYPVRVLKDKETGVEIIGGASDLEGISHISSRRVLAQELFGKTYDAYDLQLKNPTDHSLQPKGSVLVRLPISANVEKIYYITPNKELQALDFDVREGKAEFITNHFSTYAIVYQATGTSSNTEEKPSTSDEEALAHEAEQLSASPNLAKAENHSPKEQLPATGESSNPLLFLAGLSLALTATFMLKGRKDDSN; encoded by the coding sequence ATGGACAAAAGATTTTTGGAGAAATCCTGTCGCTATAGCATCCGAAAACTGACGGTTGGGACTGCTTCTGTTTTGCTGGGGGCTGTTTTTCTAGTCAACCACACTGTAGCCGCAGACAGTGTGGAGGTCAAGCAAACTGAACCAACCTCTGTCGAAGCTATCACTAAGCCTGATAGTGAACCCAAAGCAGCTGAAATTACTGAAACTACAAATCCGTCTCTAGCAGAAAGTCCAGTAGTTTCCGAAAGCAAGCTAGCCGAAGAGACTCAGACAATAAATAGTCAAGCTAGTGAAGAAGCCATTGTAGAAGCTAAAGAACATAAGGAACCTGAAAAAGCAGATCAGCCTGTGACAAAGCAAGAAAACTATCAACTCAACTACGATCAGCCAACAGCTCCTTCCTACGATGGATGGGAAAAACAAGCCCTCCCTGTTGGGAATGGAGAAATGGGAGCCAAGATCTTTGGACTGATTGGCGAAGAAAGAATCCAGTATAACGAAAAGACCCTCTGGTCAGGAGGTCCCCAACCTGATAGCACCGATTATAACGGAGGGAACTACAAGGATCGCTATAAGGTCTTGGCAGAGATTCGTAAAGCTCTCGAAGATGGAGACCGCCAAAAAGCCAAACAACTAGCTGAACAAAATCTAGTTGGACCAAACAACGCCCAGTATGGACGTTACCTAGCCTTTGGGGATATCTTCATGGTCTTTAATAACCAGAAGAAAGGGCTTGATACTGTAACAGACTATCACCGCGGTTTGGACATCACAGAAGCCACTACGACCACTTCTTATACCCAAGATGGGACTACCTTCAAACGCGAAACCTTCTCCAGCTATCCTGATGATGTCACCGTGACCCACTTGACTAAAAAAGGAAATAAGACGCTTGACTTTACCCTTTGGAACAGCTTGACAGAAGACTTGCTTGCTAACGGCAACTACTCTTGGGAATATTCCAACTATAAGAACGGTCATGTCACTACAGATGAAAATGGAATCCTTCTAAAAGGGACTGTCAAAGATAACGGCCTCAAATTTGCATCCTATCTAGGAATTAAAACGGACGGAAAAGTCACTGTTCAGAATGAGACTCTAACCGTTACAGGTGCAAGCTATGCGACCCTCTATCTCAGCGCCAAAACTAACTTTGCTCAAAATCCAAAAACCAATTATCGAAAGGACATTGACCTCGAAAAAACGGTTAAAGGCATTGTAGAAGCCGCTAAGGTCAAAGACTACGAGACACTTAAAAAGGACCATATCAAGGATTATCAAAGTCTCTTTAATCGCGTTAAACTAAACCTAGGTGGAAGCAAGACTGCTCAAACGACAAAAGAGGCCCTTCAAAGCTATAACCCAGAAAAAGGGCAAAAATTGGAAGAACTCTTCTTCCAATACGGACGTTATTTATTGATTAGCTCGTCTCGTGATCGGACAGATGCCCTTCCTGCCAATCTACAAGGAGTCTGGAATGCTGTAGACAATCCACCTTGGAATGCTGACTACCACCTCAATGTCAATTTGCAAATGAACTATTGGCCAGCATACATGAGCAACCTTGCTGAAACAGCCAAGCCAATGATCAATTATATTGACGACATGCGCTATTATGGTCGTATCGCTGCCAAGGAATACGCAGGTATCGAATCCAAAGACGGACAAGAAAATGGTTGGCTGGTCCACACTCAGGCAACTCCATTTGGCTGGACTACTCCTGGTTGGAATTACTATTGGGGGTGGTCTCCAGCTGCTAATGCTTGGATGATGCAGAACGTCTATGACTACTATAAATTCACCAAGGACGAGACTTATCTCAAAGAAAAGATTTATCCTATGCTCAAGGAAACTGCCAAGTTCTGGAACTCCTTCTTGCACTATGATCAAGCCAGCGACCGTTGGGTATCTTCTCCATCCTACTCACCTGAACACGGAACCATCACCATCGGAAATACCTTTGACCAATCGCTAGTCTGGCAGCTATTCCACGACTACATGGAAGTCGCTAACCATCTGAATGTCGACCAAGACTTAGTTACAGAGGTCAAGGCTAAATTTGACAAACTCAAACCACTTCACATCAACAATGAAGGACGCATCAAGGAATGGTACGAAGAGGACAGTCCGCAATTCACCAATGAAGGGATTGAAAATCACCACCGTCACGTTTCCCATCTAGTTGGTCTCTTCCCAGGTACACTCTTTAGCAAGGACCAGGCTGAATACCTAGAAGCTGCGCGTGCTACCTTGAACCACCGTGGAGATGGTGGTACAGGTTGGTCTAAGGCCAATAAAATCAACCTTTGGGCTCGTTTGCTGGACGGTAACCGCGCCCATCGCTTGCTCGCTGAACAACTCAAGTATTCAACCCTAGAAAATCTTTGGGATACGCACGCGCCTTTCCAAATCGATGGCAACTTCGGAGCAACCAGTGGGATGGCAGAAATGCTCCTTCAATCACACACTGGCTATATTGCACCATTGCCAGCCCTTCCAGATGCCTGGAAGGACGGTCAGGTTTCTGGCTTGGTTGCTCGAGGAAACTTTGAAGTCAGCATGAAGTGGAAAGATAAAAATCTGCAAAGCTTGTCCTTCCTTTCAAATGTCGGTGGAGACTTGGTTGTAGATTATCCAAATATCGAAGCCAGCCAAATCAAGGTCAATGGCAAACCAGTCACGGCAACGATCCTTAAAGATAATCGTATCCAGCTTGCAACACAAAAAGGTGACGTCATTACCTTTGAACATTTCCCTGGTCGTGTAACCAGTCTGACAGCAGTTCGACAAAATGGAGTCACTGCTGAACTCACCTTTAACCAAGTAGAAGGCGCTACCCACTATGTCATCCAAAGACAAGTCAAAGACGCGTCTGGCCAAACCTCTGCGACCAGAGAATTTGTAACCAATCAAACCCATTTTATTGACCGATCACTAAATCCTCAACATGCCTACACCTATACTGTCAAGGCTATGCTGGGCGAGCTTGCCACACAAGTGTCTGAACAGGCCACTGTCGAAACCTATAGCGAGTTGATGGACGACCGAGATAACCGCATCCAGTACGGAGCTGCCTTCGGAAACTGGGCAGACTCAGAATTATTTGGAGGAACAGAGAAATTTGCTGACCTTTCAAAAGGAGACTACACAGACGAAGACATCACTGCTACCATTCCTTTCACTGGCGTTGGTATCGAAATCTATGGACTGAAATCATCTGAACTAGGTCTTGCCACTGCTAAAATTGATGGCAAAGAAGTCGGCGAGCTTGACTTCCATACTGCTGGGGCAACTGAAAAAGGCAGTCTCATCGGTCGCTTCACTGGATTGTCTGACGGTCCTCACACATTGACTCTGAGTGTTAAACGTGAGCACAAAGGACGTGGTAGTGAGCGCTCGAAAATTTCATTAGACTACTTCAAGATCCTAGCAGGAACAGGCAATACGATTGAAAAAATGGATGATCGTGATTCGCGTATCCAGTATGGTTCCCAGTTTAAGGACTGGTCTGACCCTGAACTCTACGGAGGTACGGAAAAATACGCTGATATTAACAACAGCGACTCTAGTGCAGCTTCAGAAGCTCAGGCAACTATTTCCTTTAGAGGAACGGGCATTCGTATCTATGGTTTGAAGAGCCTTGCGCTTGGACGAGCACGTGTTACATTAGATGGCAAAGAAATGCCAAGTCTAGACTTCTACACTTCAGGTGCAACCGAAAAGAGAGCTTTTATTGGAGAATTTACAAACCTTACTGACGGTCCGCACACCCTGACATTACAAGTTGACCCAGATTCGCCAGAAGGTCGCAAGAAAATCTCTCTAGACTCCTTTGATATCATCAAAGCCCCTGCTGTTGGTCTAGATAGCCCGAGCATTGCGCCTCTTAAGGAAAATGACAAAACCATTTCCTTAAGCCTACCAGCTGGAGATTGGGAAGCCATCGCAGTAACCTTCCCAGGAGTCAAAGATCCTCTAGTCTTGCGCAAAGTGGACGAAACGCATCTGGTTACAAGTGGAGATCAGACTATCCTATCAATCCAAGACAATCAAGTTCAAATCCCAATCCCTGACGAAACCAATCGCAAAGCTGGAAATGCCATTGAAGCTTATAGCATTCAAGGAAATACCACAAGCAGCCCTATCGTAGCCGTCTTTACTAAAAAGGATGAAAAGAAAGTCGATGAGAAGCAACCAACTACAAGCAAGGGAGAGGAACCAGCTCCTACTGTTGAAAAAACTGAGTACACTGATCCTATCGGGACTGCAGGACAAGAGGAACCGCCTACAGTGACAATTCCTGAATACACTGATCCTATCGGAACTGCAGGGCAAGAAGAGCCACCTACTGTTGAAATTCCAGAATATACCAAACCTATCGGAACAGCAGGTCAAGAGGAAGCTCCTACTGTTGAAAAACCTGAATACACCAAACCTATCGGAACTAGTGGAGATCAGGCCGCTCCAACCCTTACCCTTCCTGACTATCCAGTTCGAGTCTTAAAAGATAAGGAGACTGGAGTAGAGATCATCGGTGGAGCCAGCGACTTAGAAGGAATTTCTCACATCTCTAGCCGACGTGTCCTAGCTCAAGAACTCTTTGGCAAGACCTATGATGCTTACGACCTACAACTTAAAAATCCAACAGATCATAGCTTGCAGCCAAAAGGCTCTGTCTTGGTTCGCTTGCCTATTTCAGCTAACGTAGAAAAGATCTACTATATTACTCCGAACAAGGAGTTGCAAGCCCTTGATTTCGACGTTCGAGAAGGAAAGGCAGAATTCATCACTAATCATTTCAGTACCTATGCTATCGTCTATCAAGCAACTGGAACAAGCTCTAACACTGAGGAAAAACCAAGTACTTCAGATGAAGAAGCCTTGGCACACGAGGCTGAACAACTTTCAGCTAGTCCGAATCTTGCTAAAGCTGAAAATCATTCTCCTAAAGAACAACTTCCAGCAACGGGAGAATCGTCCAACCCACTCCTCTTCTTAGCAGGCCTCAGCCTAGCCCTTACAGCCACTTTTATGTTAAAAGGAAGAAAGGATGACTCCAACTAA
- the pbp2X gene encoding penicillin-binding protein PBP2X: MKQWKEKIIRYAVRNRKSPEENRRRVGKSLSLLAVILFAVFLVNFAVIIGTGKKFGKDLVQEANKVHQTTKTIPAKRGTIYDRNGTPIAEDATSYNIYAVIDKTYKSATGKILYVEDSQFNKVAEIFHKYLDMEESYVKEQLSQPDLKQVSFGTKGNGITYANMMAIKNDLKTAGVEGVDFTTSPNRSYPNGQFASSFIGLAQLHENEDGTKRLIGTSGLESSLNSILAGTDGIITYEKDRLGNIVPGTDQASQQTVDGKDVYTTLSSPLQSFMETQMDAFQEKVKGKYMTATLVSAKTGEILATTQRPTFNADTKDGITKDFVWRDILYQSNYEPGSTMKVMMLASAIDNNTFPGGEYFNSSELKIADATIRDWDVNEGLTSGGTMTFSQGFAHSSNIGMTLLEQKMGDATWLDYLNRFKFGVPTRFGLADEYTGQLPADNIVNIAMSSFGQGISVTQTQMLRAFTAIANDGVMLEPKFISALYDPNDQSVRKSQKEIVGNPVSKAAASSTREHMVMVGTDPVYGTMYNHSTGKPNVNVPGQNVALKSGTAQIADEKNGGYLTGETNYIFSVVSMHPAENPDFILYVTVQQPEHYSGIQLGEFANPILERASAMKESLNLQSTAKSLDQVSKTTSYAMPATKDFTPGDLAEELRRNLVQPIVIGTGTKIKDLSVSEGDNLEANQQILILSDKVEEMPDMYGWTDENVQTFAKWLNIEVEWEGSGKTVKKQSVRANMALKDIKKMKITLGD; this comes from the coding sequence ATGAAACAGTGGAAAGAAAAAATCATCCGTTATGCCGTTCGTAACCGTAAATCTCCAGAAGAAAACCGCCGAAGAGTAGGGAAAAGCCTGAGTTTATTGGCTGTCATACTCTTCGCTGTCTTTTTGGTCAACTTTGCGGTCATTATCGGAACGGGTAAAAAATTTGGTAAGGACTTGGTTCAAGAAGCAAACAAGGTCCATCAAACAACCAAGACGATTCCTGCAAAACGGGGAACCATCTACGATCGCAATGGAACGCCTATTGCAGAAGATGCGACATCTTATAATATCTATGCCGTTATTGACAAGACCTACAAGTCAGCAACAGGCAAAATTCTCTATGTAGAGGACTCTCAATTTAATAAGGTAGCTGAAATTTTCCATAAGTATCTGGATATGGAGGAGTCTTATGTCAAAGAACAGCTTTCTCAGCCAGATTTAAAACAGGTATCTTTTGGTACCAAGGGAAATGGGATTACCTATGCCAATATGATGGCTATTAAAAATGACCTAAAAACTGCTGGCGTTGAGGGAGTTGACTTTACAACTAGCCCTAACCGTAGTTATCCCAATGGACAGTTTGCTTCATCCTTTATCGGTTTAGCGCAACTCCATGAAAATGAGGATGGCACCAAACGTTTGATTGGGACATCTGGATTGGAGAGTTCCTTAAATAGCATTCTAGCGGGTACAGATGGGATCATCACCTATGAGAAGGATCGTCTAGGAAATATTGTTCCAGGTACAGATCAAGCTTCTCAACAAACGGTAGATGGAAAGGATGTGTACACAACCCTTTCTAGTCCCTTACAATCCTTTATGGAAACCCAGATGGATGCCTTTCAGGAAAAGGTAAAGGGTAAGTATATGACGGCTACCTTGGTCAGCGCTAAAACAGGAGAAATCCTGGCTACGACGCAACGGCCTACCTTCAATGCCGATACCAAGGATGGCATCACAAAAGACTTTGTCTGGCGTGATATCCTCTATCAAAGTAACTATGAGCCAGGATCGACCATGAAAGTGATGATGTTGGCCTCAGCCATTGATAACAATACCTTCCCTGGTGGGGAATACTTTAACAGTAGTGAATTGAAAATAGCTGATGCGACCATCCGAGACTGGGACGTCAATGAAGGATTGACCAGTGGTGGCACCATGACCTTCTCTCAAGGATTTGCCCACTCAAGTAATATCGGGATGACCTTGCTTGAGCAAAAGATGGGGGATGCAACCTGGCTGGACTACCTTAACCGCTTTAAATTTGGGGTGCCAACTCGTTTTGGTCTGGCAGATGAGTACACAGGTCAATTGCCTGCTGATAACATTGTCAATATCGCCATGAGTTCATTTGGGCAAGGGATTTCTGTTACCCAGACCCAGATGCTTCGTGCCTTTACAGCCATTGCCAACGATGGGGTTATGTTGGAGCCGAAATTTATCAGTGCCCTCTATGATCCAAATGACCAGTCTGTCCGTAAGTCTCAAAAGGAAATTGTCGGAAATCCTGTGTCAAAAGCAGCAGCTTCCTCTACTCGGGAGCACATGGTCATGGTCGGAACAGATCCTGTCTACGGTACCATGTACAACCACAGTACAGGAAAGCCAAATGTCAATGTTCCGGGACAGAATGTTGCCCTAAAATCAGGAACTGCTCAGATTGCTGATGAGAAGAATGGTGGCTACCTAACAGGTGAAACCAACTATATCTTCTCTGTTGTGTCGATGCATCCTGCAGAAAATCCTGACTTTATCCTCTATGTGACGGTGCAACAGCCAGAGCATTATTCGGGTATTCAACTTGGAGAGTTTGCCAATCCAATCCTTGAGCGAGCTTCTGCTATGAAAGAATCCCTCAATCTTCAGTCAACTGCCAAGAGCTTGGATCAGGTCAGCAAGACGACAAGCTATGCGATGCCAGCTACCAAGGACTTTACTCCGGGTGACTTAGCAGAGGAATTGCGTCGCAACCTTGTCCAACCAATCGTTATCGGAACAGGAACCAAGATCAAGGATCTCTCGGTTTCTGAAGGAGATAATTTGGAAGCCAATCAGCAGATCCTGATCCTATCTGATAAGGTCGAAGAAATGCCTGATATGTACGGCTGGACAGATGAAAATGTGCAAACATTCGCCAAATGGCTGAATATAGAAGTCGAGTGGGAAGGTAGTGGCAAAACGGTCAAAAAACAAAGTGTCCGTGCTAATATGGCCCTCAAAGACATTAAAAAAATGAAAATAACTTTAGGAGATTAA
- a CDS encoding DUF3278 domain-containing protein has product MKKETLTEKLIKRIYGISGPLDEHKRREADRIGNQVFIVLFYLMTFGNLIPLVLAYKYPQIVAIGYPLVVFGISMVASLYVVSQTKKTGITAIDPEMLIQKESKQLRFPGLKAGLIFGIAIFFIMPLIDTLTSENPNFISSLLNSKHILKTILGAFFFGLMMQIVVSLRIEKAKKEQDDN; this is encoded by the coding sequence ATGAAAAAAGAAACTCTCACTGAAAAACTCATCAAACGCATATACGGTATTTCTGGTCCCCTTGACGAACACAAACGGCGCGAGGCCGATCGTATCGGGAATCAGGTCTTTATTGTCCTCTTTTATCTGATGACATTTGGCAATCTTATCCCGCTCGTTCTTGCCTATAAATACCCACAAATTGTCGCTATCGGCTATCCTCTCGTGGTGTTTGGCATTTCGATGGTAGCTTCCCTCTATGTGGTCTCCCAAACCAAGAAAACGGGCATCACAGCTATTGATCCCGAAATGCTGATTCAAAAAGAAAGCAAACAGCTACGTTTTCCTGGTCTAAAAGCGGGCCTAATCTTTGGAATAGCGATATTTTTTATAATGCCTCTCATCGATACTCTAACAAGTGAAAATCCAAATTTCATCAGTTCTCTTCTGAATTCAAAACATATTTTAAAAACTATACTGGGAGCTTTCTTTTTCGGACTGATGATGCAAATTGTTGTCTCTCTTCGCATTGAAAAAGCTAAGAAAGAGCAGGACGACAATTAG
- the ftsL gene encoding cell division protein FtsL — translation MAERIEKTSQLLQTKFKGFSRVEKAFYVSIAVTMIILAISVVFMQTKLLQVQNELTKVNAQIEEKKTELDDAKQEVNELIRSERLKEIANSKDLQLNNENIRAAE, via the coding sequence ATGGCAGAAAGAATCGAAAAAACAAGCCAGTTATTGCAAACGAAATTTAAAGGTTTTTCACGTGTGGAAAAGGCCTTCTATGTTTCGATTGCTGTTACAATGATTATCCTGGCAATCAGTGTTGTGTTTATGCAGACCAAGCTATTACAAGTTCAGAATGAATTGACCAAGGTCAATGCTCAAATCGAAGAAAAGAAAACAGAGCTAGACGATGCCAAGCAAGAGGTCAATGAATTGATTCGTTCAGAACGTTTGAAAGAAATTGCAAACTCCAAGGATTTGCAGCTGAATAACGAAAATATCCGAGCAGCGGAGTAA
- a CDS encoding helix-turn-helix transcriptional regulator, translating into MNRVKEFRKELGISQLELAKDIGVSRQTINMIENDKYNPTLELCLNLARSLQTDLNSLFWEDDF; encoded by the coding sequence ATGAATCGTGTGAAAGAATTTCGCAAGGAACTGGGTATTTCCCAGCTCGAACTCGCCAAGGATATCGGTGTCTCGAGACAAACCATCAATATGATTGAGAACGACAAGTACAATCCAACCCTGGAACTCTGTCTCAATCTCGCCCGCAGCCTCCAAACTGACCTCAACAGTCTCTTTTGGGAGGACGATTTTTAA